In Lewinella sp. 4G2, the sequence TCCTGTAAACCTTACGTTCTGGCCGTTGTACTTTGGCGAGCAGTGAGCCACTCATCTAAAGACTGATCCATCAAGCCCTACCCTACTTCCCCCGCCCTCATTTTATTCGTAAAGAACCCGATACCGGGAAAAACGAAAACGCGCCTGGCAGCCAGTGTTGGTGACGACATGGCCCTTAAAATGTACGGCATCCTCACCCGCTGGACGCGTGACCAGGCGGCCGGCCTGGGGGATGCCGTAACCCGCTACGTTTACTATTCCAGCTTTATTCCTGATAACGATGATTGGCCGGAAGTGGATTTCAGCAAACGATTGCAGCAGGGGGATGACTTAGGTAGTAGAATGCAGGCAGCCTTCAGTGAAGTGTTCGCCGCCGGCCACGATGCCATAATAGTCATTGGAAGTGATTGTCCGGGCATCACGACGGCGTACCTAGAGCAAGCTTTTGCTGCGTTAACCTTACATGATGTTGTAGTAGGTCCAGCGTTGGACGGCGGTTATACCCTGCTGGGCACCAGAAAAGAGGACGCCGACCTGTTTAGTGATATTAGTTGGAGCACCAACACGGTGTTACGAGAGACACTAACTAAGGCCACTCAACAACAACTAACCTACGTAGAACAAGAAACGCTTTCTGACGTTGATTATCTTGAAGACTGGCAAAGTTACGGCTGGCCCTTACCCAAGTAAGCTAGTTAAACCGTCAGTTGTTAACATTTTGCGCTCATTTTGGATTGTTTCCTTTTATAACAATTCTTTAGGGCATACATTTGCATTCACAGTTTATACACACTAGTCTTACGCTCTCAAGAAAAACAACCTTATACCACCCATCTCCAAGAATTTTGACAGTGTGTTTTCCGCGTGTCCCGGAGTCTCGATGTTCTATCGACTCCGGGATTTTGCTTTTTAGCGCGATTGGCAGAACAATCATCTCACATTGCCCCTCCAGGCACTTGTGATTGAGGCACTGCTTTAAGGCAAACAAATTTCACTGGATCAAGCCGGTCGCTTCCCAATCTCAACCCGTCCGTTCCGGCTTAGCAGAATGGCGACATTCCGCGTGGTGGGGAATTGAGCGCAGACGATGATCGTCGCCACGGTGATCGGCACACTCAGCAACATGCCTACTATTCCCCACAGCATGGACCACAAGATCAGGGAAAGGACGACCACTAAGGGGCTGATGTTAAGGGTATTGCCCATCAAACGGGGCTCTAAGATATTTCCTACGGCCACCTGAATAGCGGAAACGCCAATCACAATGACCAAAAAAGGCGTCAAGGTATCAAACTGGATGAGCGCCA encodes:
- a CDS encoding TIGR04282 family arsenosugar biosynthesis glycosyltransferase gives rise to the protein MLFVKNPIPGKTKTRLAASVGDDMALKMYGILTRWTRDQAAGLGDAVTRYVYYSSFIPDNDDWPEVDFSKRLQQGDDLGSRMQAAFSEVFAAGHDAIIVIGSDCPGITTAYLEQAFAALTLHDVVVGPALDGGYTLLGTRKEDADLFSDISWSTNTVLRETLTKATQQQLTYVEQETLSDVDYLEDWQSYGWPLPK